The Microbacterium sulfonylureivorans region CCAGTCCGGCCCCAGGATGTCGAGCACCCTGTGCAGCGGCGACAGGTCGCGGCTCACCTCCTGCACGGCGACGAGGTCGAAGCTCGCGAGCATCTCGGCGATGTAGTAGAAGCTCTCCGGAAGGCGTGGCCCCATGCCGAACTTCCCGGAGTCGAAGTCGCGGATGTTCCAGGTCGCGAGCAGCAGACGCGCGTCGTCCCGTCGCTCGCGAAGAGGGCGGAGCGTCTGCCGCATGGCCAGGAGCCGTTCGGCGCAGCGCCGGCCGGCGACAGGGTCTTCGCCGGCCAGACGCTTGATTCCGGAGTAGTTGGTGCCCATGGGAGGCCTCCTCGACGGTTCTGCCACACAGGAGAGCGCTGCGGGGTGCGGTGATACCCGGCCCGGTTCGAGCCGCCGCACCTAGGCTGATGGTGTGAGAGCCGGAGTGCGAGTGACCGCTGTGGGGGTCATGGTCGCCGGGACGCTGGCGTTCGGGCTTCCGAACGGATCGTGGGCGGATGCCGCGCCCTCGCCGAACGTGACGGGATCCGTGCGGATCGTGCCCGCCACCGCATCCGACCTCGAGCAGTCCGCTGTCCGCCGCGTCGAGGCGATGTCGACGAGGGAGGCCGCCGCGTCCGTGGTGATGGGGCACATCCCGACCACCGAGCCCGCGGCGCTCGAGTCCTACATGGAGTCCACCGGAATCGGCGGGTTCATCCTCATGGGCGCCAACATCCCCGCCGACGAGAGAGGACTCCGTGCGGTCACCGCTGCGCTCACGACCGACCCGGACCTGCCGCCCGTCATCGCCGTCGATCAGGAGGGCGGCGACGTGTCTCGGCTGACGTGGGATGCTTTTCCGTCCGCGATCGAGTTGAAGTCCGCCCCGCCTGCCGAAGCGCAGGACGCCTTCGCCGGCAGGGCGGGGCTGGTGCAGCGAGCCGGTATCGGGGTGAACTTCGGGATCGTCGCGGACGAGACCGCCGATCCCTCGTCGTTCATCTACCGGCGTGCGCTCGGGACGTCACCGACCGGCGCCGCCGAGCGGGTCGCCGCCGCGGTGGCGGGGGAGCACACGGCGGCGCTGTCGACGCTGAAGCACTTCCCCGGCCACGGCGCCGCCCCAGGCGACTCGCACGCGAGCATCCCGTCCACGGCGATGACCAAGGAGCAGTGGAGTGCCGCCGACGGGATTCCGTTCCAGTCGGGGATCGACGCCGGAGCGCCGCTGCTCATGTTCGGGCACCTCGCGTACACCGCGGTAGACGCGAAACCGGCGAGTCTCTCGCCCGAATGGCACCGCATCGCGCGCCAGGAGATGGGGTTCGAGGGCGTCGCGGTCACCGACGACCTCGGAATGCTCGAGGCATCCGGAGTGCCCGCCTACGCCGATCCGGTGGCGAACGCCGTCGAGGCGATCGTCGCGGGGAACGATCTGGTACTGGCGGTGATGTACACCACGGCCGACAGCGCCCCGCGCATCGTCGACGGGATCGCGGCCGCGGTCGAGTCCGGGGTGCTGCCCGAGGAGAGGCTTCGCGAGGCGGCGACGCGGGTGATGGCTCTGAGGCTCGGGCAGGCGGCCGCGGGCCGAGGGCTCGTCCCATGCGGCGACTGCGTACCCGTGGAGTGACTCAGCCCCGGTCGACGGCATCGAGCAGTCGCGAGCGGAGTGCCTGCCCCCGCTCGGCGAAACCGCGCTGAGCGCGGACGTAATCGGCCTTGCCGTCGGCTGTCTCGATGGCGACGGGCTCGTAGCCCCACTCGAGGAGGTCGTACGGCGACGCCCTCATGTCGAGGGTGCGGATGTCGCGCGCGAGTTCGAACGTGTCGAGCAGCAGGTCACCCGGCACGAGCGGACCGAGCTTGACCGCCCACTTGTAGAGGTCCATGCCGGCGTGGAGGCAGCCGGGCTGCTCGAGCTCGGCCTGTCGCTCCCGCGAGGGCGCGTCTCGATTCAACGGCACTGCCTCGGGAGTGAAGAACCGGAAGGCGTCGAAGTGGG contains the following coding sequences:
- a CDS encoding glycoside hydrolase family 3 N-terminal domain-containing protein, which codes for MRAGVRVTAVGVMVAGTLAFGLPNGSWADAAPSPNVTGSVRIVPATASDLEQSAVRRVEAMSTREAAASVVMGHIPTTEPAALESYMESTGIGGFILMGANIPADERGLRAVTAALTTDPDLPPVIAVDQEGGDVSRLTWDAFPSAIELKSAPPAEAQDAFAGRAGLVQRAGIGVNFGIVADETADPSSFIYRRALGTSPTGAAERVAAAVAGEHTAALSTLKHFPGHGAAPGDSHASIPSTAMTKEQWSAADGIPFQSGIDAGAPLLMFGHLAYTAVDAKPASLSPEWHRIARQEMGFEGVAVTDDLGMLEASGVPAYADPVANAVEAIVAGNDLVLAVMYTTADSAPRIVDGIAAAVESGVLPEERLREAATRVMALRLGQAAAGRGLVPCGDCVPVE